The DNA segment AATTCTCATGCTGGGGAGGCCGGGTGTGGGTAAAACTACTGCCTTAAGAGAAATTGCCCGTGTTTTGGCAGATGATTTCCATAAGCGTGTAGTAATTATTGACACCTCCAACGAAATCGCGGGGGATGGTGATGTGCCTCACCCCGCTATTGGTCGTGCGAGGCGAATGCAAGTAGCAAAACCCGAACTTCAGCATCAGGTAATGATTGAGGCAGTGGAAAACCATATGCCAGAAGTCATCGTGATTGATGAAATTGGTACAGAATTAGAAGCTTTAGCAGCTCGTACCATTGCTGAACGGGGTGTGCAATTGGTCGGTACTGCCCACGGGAACCAAATTGAAAACCTGATTAAAAACCCGACTCTTTCTGATTTAGTGGGCGGGATTCAGGCTGTGACTTTAGGGGATGACGAAGCCAGAAGGCGGGGCAGTCAAAAGACTGTTTTGGAACGCAAAGCTCCTCCGACTTTTGAGATTGCTGTGGAAATGTTGGAACGGCAACGCTGGGTAATACACGAAAGTGTGGCTGATACGGTAGATACTCTACTCAGAGGTCGTCAGCCTAGTCCACAAACTAGAACTGTTGATGACCAAGGCAAGGTAGCGATGACACGGCAGTTATCAGTGGTTAATGGTCGTGGTGGACATATCCCAGCAGAAGAAGGATCTTTCCCACCAGCGCGACCGACTAATGGCTGGCGTGCATCAGGTCAAATGGTAGCATTGCCACCTTTGTCTTTAGAGCGGGAGCGGATGACTGGACGTAGTGAGTTTGACCGCTTGCTGGATGAATCCTTCAATTACTCCGAGAGTTTCGATGTCAAGGCTAGTAGACACGCAGGGCCAAATGGCGAAGATTTACCGTTACACATTTACCCCTATGGTGTGAGTCGCCACCAATTAGAACAGGTGATTGGTGTATTAACTTTGCCAGTGGTCTTGACAAAAGACATTGATACTGCTGATGCAATTTTAGCACTGCGATCGCACGTCAAAAACCAAGCCAAATTGCGGCAAATGGCCAAAGCCCGTCATGTACCCATCCACATGATTAAGTCCAGTACAATTCCCCAGATTACCCGTGGTTTGCGGCGGTTGCTGAACATTGAAGATCCGGATCTGACCGATGACCGAGAACTGCAATTGTTTCTGCACAATGGCAGCGATGATGAGATGGATGCCCTAGAAGAAGCCAGACTGGCTGTAGAGCAGATTGTAATTCCCAAAGGACAACCAGTGGAGTTATTGCCTCGTTCTTCGCCAGTACGCAAAATGCAGCATGAGTTGGTCGAACACTATCGACTCAAATCTGATAGTTTTGGCGAAGAACCAAATCGGCGTTTGCGGATTTATCCGGCTTAGTGGGGAGTGGGGAGTGGGGAATGGGGAGTGGGGAATGGGGAGTGGGGAATGGGGAGTGGGGAGTGGGGAGTGGGGATTCGGAAACAACTTTTCCCCTGCTCCCCTGCCTCTTACAATGGACTGACCTTGGCTCGATACAGTAGCTTGTCGCCTTGTAGATAGCCTGTGTAACGTACTATCACTGTTTCACCTGGTTGTGCGGTTCCTGACATTAATTGGTGCATTTGGGGATTATATTGTACATCTGCTCCTACTGGTGCGATCGCTTGTATTCCCCACTCCTGTAATAGCCTTTCTAAGGGCTTCTGCACCAAAGGCACAATCTTAATTGCTGCTAGCTGAGGATTTTCCGTAGCTTTCTGGGCTGCTGTTGGCCATTGTAATAATAAAGATTCCAGCAATTGTAAACTCGACTGCTGGAATTCTTGTTTTAATATTTCTCGTTGTTGTTCTAGTTGGAGTAGCGATCGCTGGTACTCTACTTTTAACTCTGCAATCTCTTTTTGGCTAGGGAGTGGGTCATGGGTAGAGACAGAATTAATCGAGTCTCTACAAGGAACTGGGGAAAAAGTTTCGAGTAATTCACTCAATGAAATCTGTAACACTTGCGATAACTTCCGCAGCACATCCACCCGCATTTTTTCTAGTTTGCCTTGTCGCAGCCGCAAAATTTGACGTTCTGAAACACCAGCATCACGACTCAACCCTTTAAAACTAGAAATATCTACACGTTGCATCAAATTTTGCAACTTCTGGGTGTGATTAATCATTAGTTATTTACCTACTTCCCACTCCCCACTCCCTACTCCCTACTCCCCACTCCCTACTCCCTACTCCCTATTCTTCCAACAAACTTCTCAACATCCAAGCGGTTTTTTCGTGGACTTGCATCCGTTGAGTTAATAAATCAGCTGTGGGTTCGTCGTTTACCTCTTCCAATAGAGGAAAAATCGAACGTGCAGTTCTGACGACTGCTTCTTGTCCTTCCACCAGCAAGCTGATCATTTCCTTGGCTTTGGGAACTCCGGGAGTTTCTGGAATTGAACTCAGTTTGACATATTCACTGTAAGTTCCTGGTGCAGGGTGTCCCAATGCTCTGATTCTTTCGGCAACTAAATCAACAGCTAAGGCTAGTTCTGTATACTGAGTTTCAAACATTAAATGTAAGGTTTGAAACATTGGCCCTGTAACGTTCCAATGAAAGTTATGGGTTTTTAGATACAGTGTATAGGTGTCAGCCAATAGGCGAGACAGCCCCTCGGCAATTTTAGCCCTACTTGCGTCGTCAATACCGATGTTGACATTTTTAGCCGTTGCTTGAGATGACATATTTTTCTCCTAATTGGTTATATGTTTGAGAAATCTAACGTCTAACATCTATTAACTCATGCTAAGTGCATTTTGAGGACGCTAAGAGGAGCTTTGCGGACTCTGGCGATAATTGTTTCTTTACCTAAGCGCTGGCAAGCTTCATAACGGTGGCAACCGGAAAAGCCATAATACTGTCCCTCTACTTCTAGGACATCAATGGGTTCTTGCTGCCCAATAGCTGCAATCGATTCCATTAAGGCTTGTACTTTATTGGGATCGTTTGCACGGGGTAACGGCCGTTTAATTTGATTTAAGGGAATTTCTTCAACTCTCATATATAAAGTTTACCCTCTTTGTTTAGGACTTTAATTAAATCATAGTCGTTACGACTTTATTTTGCCTTGCCATTCCCAAGGTCAACTAACCACAGAGACACAGAGGACGCGGAGAAATCCGGGTTTTAGAGGTTTTTTGCTTGAGGTGGGTTTTATTTGAAAATCCCATATGGGTTTTAGAGTTGACATTATTTATGGTAAAATTTACCATAATAAAAGTAGCATTCTTCTAAGGACGCTCTTGCATGGCAACTTTTCCAGACTGGGACGGGGAACTGACTCTGTGTGCGGCTGATTACAGCCTGCTAACTGACCTTTACCAGCTAACAATGGCAGCTTGTTATACAGGCGAAGGTGTAGAACAACGACGGGCTAGTTTTGAATTATTTGTCAGACGCTTGCCGGAAAATTTTGGCTATTTAATAGCTATGGGGCTAGAGCAGGTTTTGACATATTTGGCAAACTTTCGCTTTAGCCTTTCTCAGATAAAGGCTTTGCAGGCTACGGGAATTTTTGCTCATGCAAGCGAACACCTCCGGTGCGCCGAAGGCGATCGCTTTTGGTCACTTTTGGCTGAGGGGAGTTTCACTGGTGATGTCTGGGCAGTACCAGAAGGAACAGCTGTATTTGCTAATCAGCCATTATTGCGGGTGGAAGCCCCTCTTTGGCAAGCACAGCTGGTAGAAACTTATTTACTGAATACGAT comes from the Nodularia sp. NIES-3585 genome and includes:
- a CDS encoding R3H domain-containing nucleic acid-binding protein; protein product: MTIKEDLQKLLDILPQDLRQIIESHPQRDSLVEVVLDLGRCPEARFPNQAEYLSETPITQAQIDDCIQRVGTFSGDNRAGIELTLHRISAIRNRSGRIIGLTCRVGRAVFGTIGMIRDLVETGKSILMLGRPGVGKTTALREIARVLADDFHKRVVIIDTSNEIAGDGDVPHPAIGRARRMQVAKPELQHQVMIEAVENHMPEVIVIDEIGTELEALAARTIAERGVQLVGTAHGNQIENLIKNPTLSDLVGGIQAVTLGDDEARRRGSQKTVLERKAPPTFEIAVEMLERQRWVIHESVADTVDTLLRGRQPSPQTRTVDDQGKVAMTRQLSVVNGRGGHIPAEEGSFPPARPTNGWRASGQMVALPPLSLERERMTGRSEFDRLLDESFNYSESFDVKASRHAGPNGEDLPLHIYPYGVSRHQLEQVIGVLTLPVVLTKDIDTADAILALRSHVKNQAKLRQMAKARHVPIHMIKSSTIPQITRGLRRLLNIEDPDLTDDRELQLFLHNGSDDEMDALEEARLAVEQIVIPKGQPVELLPRSSPVRKMQHELVEHYRLKSDSFGEEPNRRLRIYPA
- the grpE gene encoding nucleotide exchange factor GrpE, producing the protein MINHTQKLQNLMQRVDISSFKGLSRDAGVSERQILRLRQGKLEKMRVDVLRKLSQVLQISLSELLETFSPVPCRDSINSVSTHDPLPSQKEIAELKVEYQRSLLQLEQQREILKQEFQQSSLQLLESLLLQWPTAAQKATENPQLAAIKIVPLVQKPLERLLQEWGIQAIAPVGADVQYNPQMHQLMSGTAQPGETVIVRYTGYLQGDKLLYRAKVSPL
- a CDS encoding Dps family protein; this encodes MSSQATAKNVNIGIDDASRAKIAEGLSRLLADTYTLYLKTHNFHWNVTGPMFQTLHLMFETQYTELALAVDLVAERIRALGHPAPGTYSEYVKLSSIPETPGVPKAKEMISLLVEGQEAVVRTARSIFPLLEEVNDEPTADLLTQRMQVHEKTAWMLRSLLEE
- a CDS encoding ParB N-terminal domain-containing protein; the protein is MRVEEIPLNQIKRPLPRANDPNKVQALMESIAAIGQQEPIDVLEVEGQYYGFSGCHRYEACQRLGKETIIARVRKAPLSVLKMHLA